A region from the Drosophila mauritiana strain mau12 chromosome 2L, ASM438214v1, whole genome shotgun sequence genome encodes:
- the LOC117149614 gene encoding cyclin-dependent kinase-like 1 isoform X1, with protein sequence MCSCLSYQTEKFLNILCAQCKAMRRANIKRGQCLSLRPQGSSKMDRYEKLSRLGEGSYGVVYKCRDRETGALVAVKRFVESEDDPAIRKIALREIRLLKNLKHPNLVSLLEVFRRKRRLHLVFEFCELTVLHELERHPQGCPEHLTKQICYQTLLGVAYCHKQGCLHRDIKPENILLTAQGQVKLCDFGFARMLSPGENYTDYVATRWYRAPELLVGDTQYGTPVDVWAIGCLFAELVRGEALWPGRSDVDQLYLIRKTLGDLLPRHIQIFGQNEYFKGITLPVPPTLEPLEDKMPAKSQQNPLTIDFLKKCLDKDPTKRWSCEKLTKHSYFDDYIAKQRELEHVNSLEAANLRQQQLASQQFMLATAAQQLQTGPAQAAAIAAARDKSKTSNTSLPLLPSTQHHHHPHQDYVKLQPLNKNANLLHRTEHHLPTI encoded by the exons ATGTGTTCGTGTCTGAGCTATCAAACAGAAAAATTCTTAAACATTTTGTGTGCCCAATGCAAAGCAATGCGACGTGCAAACATCAAACGTGGTCAATGTTTGAGCTTAAG ACCACAAGGTAGCAGCAAAATGGATCGCTATGAGAAGCTCAGTCGGCTGGGCGAGGGCTCCTACGGTGTGGTCTACAAGTGCCGGGATCGAGAGACGGGTGCTCTGGTGGCGGTCAAGAGGTTTGTGGAGTCCGAGGATGATCCAGCGATTCGTAAAattgcactgagagaaattagGCTACTGAAG AACCTGAAGCATCCGAACCTTGTCTCCCTGCTAGAAGTGTTCCGACGGAAGCGACGCCTCCACCTGGTCTTCGAGTTCTGCGAGCTGACCGTGCTGCACGAACTGGAGCGGCATCCACAGGGCTGCCCGGAGCACCTGACCAAACAGATCTGCTACCAGACCCTGCTGGGCGTGGCCTACTGCCACAAGCAGGGCTGCCTGCACCGCGACATCAAGCCGGAGAACATCCTGCTGACGGCCCAGGGTCAAGTGAAGCTGTGCGACTTCGGCTTCGCCCGGATGCTCAGTCCGGGCGAGAACTACACGGATTACGTGGCCACCAGGTGGTACCGGGCGCCGGAGCTGCTGGTGGGTGATACTCAATACGGCACTCCGGTGGACGTCTGGGCCATCGGTTGCCTCTTCGCCGAGTTGGTCCGGGGCGAGGCCCTCTGGCCAGGACGCAGCGATGTGGATCAGCTATATCTGATCCGCAAGACACTCGGCGACCTGCTGCCGCGCCACATCCAGATCTTCGGACAGAACGAATACTTCAAGGGCATCACGCTACCAGTGCCGCCGACGCTGGAGCCGCTGGAGGACAAGATGCCGGCCAAGTCGCAGCAGAATCCCCTTACTATTGACTTTCTCAAGAAGTGCCTGGACAAGGACCCGACAAAGCGCTGGTCCTGCGAGAAGCTCACAAAGCACTCCTACTTCGACGACTACATCGCCAAGCAGCGCGAGCTGGAGCACGTCAACAGCCTGGAGGCGGCCAATctccgccagcagcagctcgCCTCCCAGCAGTTCATGCTGGCCACGGCAGCCCAGCAGCTCCAGACGGGTCCTGCCCAGGCGGCGGCCATTGCGGCGGCCCGGGATAAATCAAAG ACTTCAAACACATCACTACCGCTGCTGCCTAGCAcgcagcatcatcatcacccGCATCAAGATTACGTGAAGCTGCAGCCCCTGAACAAGAATGCGAACCTGCTGCATCGCACCGAGCATCATCTGCCCACAATTTGA
- the LOC117147979 gene encoding uncharacterized protein LOC117147979 isoform X1, protein MSDLPVVKSNMNSLSQRSPYSQIGMGAAGGFLTGFVLLKASKIMAVAAGGTILALELAWQAGLVKLDVLKTFSQPEQDQSRGQLQVREMSLEAVNLSRVQELGDKARKACATSGRLCVAFLGGFLLGFGWA, encoded by the exons ATGAGTGACTTACCCGTGGTGAAGAGCA ACATGAATAGCCTTAGCCAGAGGTCGCCGTATAGCCAGATCGGGATGGGAGCTGCCGGGGGCTTCCTCACCGGCTTTGTGCTCCTCAAGGCGAGTAAGATAATGGCCGTGGCCGCGGGCGGTACCATTCTGGCGCTCGAGCTGGCATGGCAGGCGGGACTGGTCAAGCTGGATGTGCTCAAGACATTCTCACAGCCGGAACAGGATCAGTCCCGGGGGCAGCTGCAGGTCAGAGAAATGTCCCTGGAGGCAGTGAATCTTAGCCGCGTTCAGGAACTGGGGGATAAAGCCAGGAAGGCGTGTGCAACCAGCGGTCGTCTGTGTGTGGCCTTCTTGGGCGGCTTTCTACTCGGCTTCGGATGGGCTTAA
- the LOC117147979 gene encoding uncharacterized protein LOC117147979 isoform X2 produces the protein MNSLSQRSPYSQIGMGAAGGFLTGFVLLKASKIMAVAAGGTILALELAWQAGLVKLDVLKTFSQPEQDQSRGQLQVREMSLEAVNLSRVQELGDKARKACATSGRLCVAFLGGFLLGFGWA, from the coding sequence ATGAATAGCCTTAGCCAGAGGTCGCCGTATAGCCAGATCGGGATGGGAGCTGCCGGGGGCTTCCTCACCGGCTTTGTGCTCCTCAAGGCGAGTAAGATAATGGCCGTGGCCGCGGGCGGTACCATTCTGGCGCTCGAGCTGGCATGGCAGGCGGGACTGGTCAAGCTGGATGTGCTCAAGACATTCTCACAGCCGGAACAGGATCAGTCCCGGGGGCAGCTGCAGGTCAGAGAAATGTCCCTGGAGGCAGTGAATCTTAGCCGCGTTCAGGAACTGGGGGATAAAGCCAGGAAGGCGTGTGCAACCAGCGGTCGTCTGTGTGTGGCCTTCTTGGGCGGCTTTCTACTCGGCTTCGGATGGGCTTAA
- the LOC117149614 gene encoding cyclin-dependent kinase-like 1 isoform X3 has translation MKMFEISKLFSLRRPQGSSKMDRYEKLSRLGEGSYGVVYKCRDRETGALVAVKRFVESEDDPAIRKIALREIRLLKNLKHPNLVSLLEVFRRKRRLHLVFEFCELTVLHELERHPQGCPEHLTKQICYQTLLGVAYCHKQGCLHRDIKPENILLTAQGQVKLCDFGFARMLSPGENYTDYVATRWYRAPELLVGDTQYGTPVDVWAIGCLFAELVRGEALWPGRSDVDQLYLIRKTLGDLLPRHIQIFGQNEYFKGITLPVPPTLEPLEDKMPAKSQQNPLTIDFLKKCLDKDPTKRWSCEKLTKHSYFDDYIAKQRELEHVNSLEAANLRQQQLASQQFMLATAAQQLQTGPAQAAAIAAARDKSKTSNTSLPLLPSTQHHHHPHQDYVKLQPLNKNANLLHRTEHHLPTI, from the exons ATGAAAATGTTTGAGATTTCCAAATTGTTTTCCCTACGAAG ACCACAAGGTAGCAGCAAAATGGATCGCTATGAGAAGCTCAGTCGGCTGGGCGAGGGCTCCTACGGTGTGGTCTACAAGTGCCGGGATCGAGAGACGGGTGCTCTGGTGGCGGTCAAGAGGTTTGTGGAGTCCGAGGATGATCCAGCGATTCGTAAAattgcactgagagaaattagGCTACTGAAG AACCTGAAGCATCCGAACCTTGTCTCCCTGCTAGAAGTGTTCCGACGGAAGCGACGCCTCCACCTGGTCTTCGAGTTCTGCGAGCTGACCGTGCTGCACGAACTGGAGCGGCATCCACAGGGCTGCCCGGAGCACCTGACCAAACAGATCTGCTACCAGACCCTGCTGGGCGTGGCCTACTGCCACAAGCAGGGCTGCCTGCACCGCGACATCAAGCCGGAGAACATCCTGCTGACGGCCCAGGGTCAAGTGAAGCTGTGCGACTTCGGCTTCGCCCGGATGCTCAGTCCGGGCGAGAACTACACGGATTACGTGGCCACCAGGTGGTACCGGGCGCCGGAGCTGCTGGTGGGTGATACTCAATACGGCACTCCGGTGGACGTCTGGGCCATCGGTTGCCTCTTCGCCGAGTTGGTCCGGGGCGAGGCCCTCTGGCCAGGACGCAGCGATGTGGATCAGCTATATCTGATCCGCAAGACACTCGGCGACCTGCTGCCGCGCCACATCCAGATCTTCGGACAGAACGAATACTTCAAGGGCATCACGCTACCAGTGCCGCCGACGCTGGAGCCGCTGGAGGACAAGATGCCGGCCAAGTCGCAGCAGAATCCCCTTACTATTGACTTTCTCAAGAAGTGCCTGGACAAGGACCCGACAAAGCGCTGGTCCTGCGAGAAGCTCACAAAGCACTCCTACTTCGACGACTACATCGCCAAGCAGCGCGAGCTGGAGCACGTCAACAGCCTGGAGGCGGCCAATctccgccagcagcagctcgCCTCCCAGCAGTTCATGCTGGCCACGGCAGCCCAGCAGCTCCAGACGGGTCCTGCCCAGGCGGCGGCCATTGCGGCGGCCCGGGATAAATCAAAG ACTTCAAACACATCACTACCGCTGCTGCCTAGCAcgcagcatcatcatcacccGCATCAAGATTACGTGAAGCTGCAGCCCCTGAACAAGAATGCGAACCTGCTGCATCGCACCGAGCATCATCTGCCCACAATTTGA
- the LOC117149614 gene encoding cyclin-dependent kinase-like 1 isoform X2: protein MDKWFGEKRLWLFGNHLPLLPRRPQGSSKMDRYEKLSRLGEGSYGVVYKCRDRETGALVAVKRFVESEDDPAIRKIALREIRLLKNLKHPNLVSLLEVFRRKRRLHLVFEFCELTVLHELERHPQGCPEHLTKQICYQTLLGVAYCHKQGCLHRDIKPENILLTAQGQVKLCDFGFARMLSPGENYTDYVATRWYRAPELLVGDTQYGTPVDVWAIGCLFAELVRGEALWPGRSDVDQLYLIRKTLGDLLPRHIQIFGQNEYFKGITLPVPPTLEPLEDKMPAKSQQNPLTIDFLKKCLDKDPTKRWSCEKLTKHSYFDDYIAKQRELEHVNSLEAANLRQQQLASQQFMLATAAQQLQTGPAQAAAIAAARDKSKTSNTSLPLLPSTQHHHHPHQDYVKLQPLNKNANLLHRTEHHLPTI from the exons ATGGACAAATGGTTCGGAGAGAAACGTCTCTGGCTGTTTGGTAACCACCTTCCACTTCTGCCCAGAAG ACCACAAGGTAGCAGCAAAATGGATCGCTATGAGAAGCTCAGTCGGCTGGGCGAGGGCTCCTACGGTGTGGTCTACAAGTGCCGGGATCGAGAGACGGGTGCTCTGGTGGCGGTCAAGAGGTTTGTGGAGTCCGAGGATGATCCAGCGATTCGTAAAattgcactgagagaaattagGCTACTGAAG AACCTGAAGCATCCGAACCTTGTCTCCCTGCTAGAAGTGTTCCGACGGAAGCGACGCCTCCACCTGGTCTTCGAGTTCTGCGAGCTGACCGTGCTGCACGAACTGGAGCGGCATCCACAGGGCTGCCCGGAGCACCTGACCAAACAGATCTGCTACCAGACCCTGCTGGGCGTGGCCTACTGCCACAAGCAGGGCTGCCTGCACCGCGACATCAAGCCGGAGAACATCCTGCTGACGGCCCAGGGTCAAGTGAAGCTGTGCGACTTCGGCTTCGCCCGGATGCTCAGTCCGGGCGAGAACTACACGGATTACGTGGCCACCAGGTGGTACCGGGCGCCGGAGCTGCTGGTGGGTGATACTCAATACGGCACTCCGGTGGACGTCTGGGCCATCGGTTGCCTCTTCGCCGAGTTGGTCCGGGGCGAGGCCCTCTGGCCAGGACGCAGCGATGTGGATCAGCTATATCTGATCCGCAAGACACTCGGCGACCTGCTGCCGCGCCACATCCAGATCTTCGGACAGAACGAATACTTCAAGGGCATCACGCTACCAGTGCCGCCGACGCTGGAGCCGCTGGAGGACAAGATGCCGGCCAAGTCGCAGCAGAATCCCCTTACTATTGACTTTCTCAAGAAGTGCCTGGACAAGGACCCGACAAAGCGCTGGTCCTGCGAGAAGCTCACAAAGCACTCCTACTTCGACGACTACATCGCCAAGCAGCGCGAGCTGGAGCACGTCAACAGCCTGGAGGCGGCCAATctccgccagcagcagctcgCCTCCCAGCAGTTCATGCTGGCCACGGCAGCCCAGCAGCTCCAGACGGGTCCTGCCCAGGCGGCGGCCATTGCGGCGGCCCGGGATAAATCAAAG ACTTCAAACACATCACTACCGCTGCTGCCTAGCAcgcagcatcatcatcacccGCATCAAGATTACGTGAAGCTGCAGCCCCTGAACAAGAATGCGAACCTGCTGCATCGCACCGAGCATCATCTGCCCACAATTTGA